In the genome of Lathyrus oleraceus cultivar Zhongwan6 chromosome 4, CAAS_Psat_ZW6_1.0, whole genome shotgun sequence, the window tcaattcatcgctgatgatatgtacctctacgacccacaccagacaagttacacacaagaaggatcaacatctaacccccaacaacattctcagcccggttactcacaaccacttatccgtcaaactttccgttccacaaacgcacaaacatacaaccaaaacatgccattcacccaaccccaataccaagaacatcccccataccaccaccaataaatggaccatcaacctcagaccgaacatcgcttcgcacccacaccatcaccctaccaaagtcgccttagccaaaacactaaccgcccctcctcctaccgtagccaagaaccccaaacatcacaataccaaaacatcccacaaccatatctcttccaaacaccctaacaacctttccaaccattcctagacccatcattcacacccatgtctcccttcaaccgtcccggtcacccatccatgagtcaaccacaccccaacttctctggcatgggtcatgagctcagctacgccggtacaccatcattgaatactgaagactatgctgagttggctgaatacctcaacggatcttctcctgtaggaggtaatgacgctcctggaccatcagatgaacaaacaccggtgcagaatcgtcaacatgggttagggccaagggttagggtagctaggggatgtgggaccagaggtcggttaggtgatcccggtcatcaccattaggattctttgtgtaaaatccaaattttattaatatcaattcgtattatatcaaatttatctttgtgtaaactccaaacattaggtttctttgtctaaactgcattttggcaaaattcacatacacatgttttgactgaaactccattaagatgtctacttaaattgttatgttggacaaaatttcataattctaaaataaacacatatgataatacaaaacattataggtcagataacaattgaaatgtcaaagagtccaagttcaggtgcccatacctttctcataaaaaatgcaaatgatgcaaaatttttgtccaaattcattatcttaAAAAGGTctaaaacttttatgttgaaggttttgtcatttgaggcttttatcattcaaacagaagggcttgaatttggtcccttttggcaaaattcacatacacttgttttgacagaaaccctaattttgggtcaagttcgcaaagacctaactcactcatttttaattattttgaggtgggaccaagtgcattggaaaatttaagatgtctaattcacttgttatgttggacaaaatttcataattctaaaataaacacatatgataatacaaaacattataggtcagataacaattgaaatgtcaaagagtccaagttcaggtgcccatacctttctcataaaaaatgcaaatgatgcaaaatttttGTCAAAATTCATTATCTTAAAAAGGTctaaaacttttatgttgaaggttttgtcatttgaggcttttatcattcaaacagaagggcttgaatttggtcccttttggcaaaattcacatacacttgttttgacagaaaccctaattttgggtcaagttcgcaaggacctaactcactcatttttaattattttgaggtgggaccaagtgcattggaaaatttaagatgtctaattcacttgttatgttggacaaaaattcataactctaacacaaacacatgcaataatacaaaacattataggtcagataacagttaaaatgtcaaagagtccaagttcaggtgcccatacctttctcataaaagTTGCAAATGATGTAAAACTTTAGTCCAAATTaattatcttgaaaagatctacaacttttatgttgaaggttttgtcatttgaggattttatcattcaaacataagggcttgaagttggtcccttttggcaaaattcacatactcatgttttgacataaaccctaattttgggtcaagttcgcaaagacctaactcactcatttttaattattttaaggtgggaccaagtgcattggaaagtttaagatgtctacttcaaatgttatgttggacaaaaattcatattcctaaaagaaacacatgcaatactacaaaacattataggtcagataatagttgaaaaacctagaagtccaacttcaactgcccataactttctcataaaaaatccaaatgatgcaaaatttatatccaaatttattgtcttgaaacgatctacaactttcatgttggaggtttttccatttgaggcttttttaaggaaggcgccaattggattggcgcccctcttaaaaattacacataggcgccaattggattggctagggcaggtgccctagccaatccaattggcgcctccttgcaatttttaagaggggtcgccaatccaattggcgcctcctcctaaaagtggagtattttgggaattttttcgaaaaagTGGATTATCTCGATAAAAAAACCACAAAAATGAACAGAATATTTTGATATTTTCATTGAGTCAAAAACgtaataaaatttaaattttattttttgatggtgaaaattatatgaaatagagaaagtaaaactttgatcaaattatttaaaattaaaatctatcaattattttttaaaaatatttgaaGAAAATTATGGAGCTAATAATAAGAgtgtaaataaatattttaaaattgtgttatttattataaaatagtaattttatttataaataaaactaaaattttaatacaaattatatatattttaattaagTCGTTTTTATTTCCAAATTCAATGTTTGAATGAAATACTGTCACttaattattataaaaataataataaattttgATAGCCGCAGTGAATCAAATATAATATAGTTTTagtatattttattttcttatattatataaaattatataaaatagaaaaatataaaaatttattaatttaaatattaaaaataaaaaaaataaaattttaaaatacataaacaaatgCGCGTAAAAACCAGTATCCCCACAACTTCTTTAAGAAAAATCGATATTATTCCACAAAATAGAGAATGGGTCGTTTCAAAAACCAACAAGAAACGCGTCTCTTTCTGTAGTAATAGCGTGTAAAATGAATTCATTTCTATTAGTATTATTTAACGTTTTTGTTTTTTCTCTCTATAATCAATTTCCGTGTTACCTCACCTTACCTATCTttctcaacaatcaaaacaacCATTTCAATTTTTCCATTACTATAAAACAACATTTTCtctttcacaaaaaaaaaaccctaaaacccatttcatcttcatcttcatcttcatctaTCAATTCAATTCAATTCAACCATGTCTCGATTCAGTAACAACCTAATCGGAATCCTCAATTTCCTAACCCTACTCCTCTCAATCCCAATTCTAGTCATGGGAGTATGGCTCCACAAACAGTCCACCACGGAATGCGAACGCTTCTTAGAGAAACCCATTATTGCCCTTGGCGTTTTCCTCTTGGTTGTTTCTCTCATGGGTTTAATCGGTGCTTGTTGCAGAGTCTCATGGCTTCTGTGGTTCTATCTTCTCGTCATGTTCTTGCTTATTGTTCTTCTTTTCGCTTTCACGATCTTTGCGTTTGTTGTTACTAACAAAGGTGCGGGTGAAGCTTTGTCGAATCGGGGGTATAAGGAGTATAGGCTTGGGGATTATTCGAATTGGTTGCAGAATAAGGTTACCAATGGGAATACTTGGGAGAGGATTAGGGGTTGTTTGGAATCGGGGAAGCTTTGCTCTGAATATCATTTCAAGTTTTTGAATGATAATATCGAGAAATTTCATACTGAACAATTGTCTGCTCTTCAGGTTAGGGTTTTTTGTTTTTGGTTATTTGATTTATGttcttgtgtttgttgattttcTGGGGTGGGGTCAAAATTTTAGCTTTCATGTTGTGATTTATATTTAGGGTTTTTGATTTTGGTTTTGTGGATTGGGAGCAAAATTTTAGCTTGCATTGATTTATATTTAGGGTTTTTGTGGATTGGGATCAAAATTTTAGCTTGCATGTGAGTTTTGTAGCAATTGTGAGCTTTGTTCTTGTGTTTAGCTGAAATTTTTAGGTTATAAGGAAAGTGAAAAATTTTAGGTTTTAATTACTGATTTACTATTTATGTAGAAAAAAGTGATTATGAAGTTTCTGAATATGTGAGCATGCAGGAATCATGCAGGAATTTCACGTTATGATAGTACTGTAATGCATTCTTGTGTTTGTGTAGGATTAAATTATTTGATTTAGTTTATAAGGTAGTGCTACTTTATATAACTTTTTTTTGAGTATTCAATTTTAAGGTATCTTTCTGAAAAGTGGAATTTTAAACTGGGATTTGTGATTAGTCATGGTTTCTTTCTGAAAAGTGTAgactttttattttaaaactgGGATTGCTTTTGGTCTGAAAAGGGTGTGTTCTTTATGGAAACAGATTTCAAATGAATCTTTGTTGAACTTTTTTGCATCCTTTTTTGTTACTAGTTTTTTTCTCTTGCTGGATTCTAGTGCTACTGGGCTAAAAGTTGATTACTTTTTTAATGTGCACTTTGTTTTGCCAATAACTAAAAAGCACTGGTTTCTTGTAGCTTTTCCAAACTTTAATATCAAAGTTTCCTATTCTTCCTTCATAGACATTAACATATAAGAATCTTCTTTCATGAGATTCCTTCATATAATTGCAAGTAAACTACAAAAAGTGAATGTTTCTTTTCCTAGACCTGTATTTAGTGATCAGTTCGCTATGATGCATAGGTGCGGGTACGATACATGGTACAAGAAACGGCATTTTTAAAAAATATCAAGGTACGGGTGTCTATAAAAAGTAAAAGTTAAATAAACTAAAATACATAAATCTATTATTTTAATAcatgaaaaattaaaattttcaCTTAAAAAAGAGTAATGAGAAGAAAAGAGGTACCATGAGTATGATCTGTGTACCCGGTACCGGTACTTCACGATTTTAGTAGTATCCACATGCTTCAGAGGTTCAAAGCCTGATAGATCCTTGCACAAGACACAAATTTCACAAGACAGGGTAATGTGAGATTTTAAGGATAGAATCATGTTGAGTTTAAGTTATTAAATGACTCAAACCTCATTCCTCTGTGCTTAAGGCAGAGGTGTTCTGCATTTGCTCTTTTTTTTTCTGGGGGGATAAATTTGTTCCTAGGATTGAAATTCATTCTCAGAACTTCTACTTCCTTGATTTCGAAACATGATTATAGAATGTTTATGCATTTACTCTGTTATTATATCCGACTTTTATCTACTTGTGCCTCTGGTTTGTGAACTTTAGACGCCTTACTGATTTCCATTTTTCCGATGTTTTGTGCAGTCTGGATGTTGTAAGCCTTCAGAGGACTGTGGTTTTACTTATGTGAGCCCTACAAACTGGACGCCCGGAAATGTTAATTCTACAAACCTTGACTGTAAAGCTTGGAACAACGATCCGAAGATTCTGTGTTTTGATTGCCAATCTTGCAAGGCTGGGTTACTGCAAAACCTCAAGACTGATTGGAAGAAGGTGGCCGTAGTCAACATCATATTCCTGATTTTTCTGGTCATTGTATACTCCATCGGCTGCTGCGCATTCAGGAATAACAGGCAGGACAATTGGAAGAGATATTAGGCTCTTGAGCATTATTAGCATGTAGATGATTTAGGCTATATGGTTTATATGCTGATTTTGTGTGTGTGGATTTCATACTGTTTTTCAGTACAGTTTGACTGTTTGTGTAAATTGCTAAACTTTATAGTATTACAGTATGTGGATTGAAATTGACTTCAAATTAACCTTTGGTGCAATCCTATAGTTATCACACCATCATATCTACTTAAAAGTATTTAAAATTATGGTACCCCTTCAAATTATGGTTTGGACATGATCTTCAACATATAAGTGGTAAAGGGTTGAACATGTGTATTGATGGTGAAAGCCAGAGTGTCATTTTCAGATTTGATAATAATATTGAATTATTGATGCTGGAGGTTATAATCATGACAACTTGACTAGTTTGCCATGTGGTTCATGACGCAATTTTCAATGTTTTTTTTTAGATAAGAACTTTTGTTCTAATCCTTTAATCACCACTCTTCTAATTTGAACAACCATTAGCTTATGTGTTTTATGTCATTCCTCTTGCATTCAGTTAAACACCAAATTTTGATTGGTGGAGTTTTAATTAGCGATGCGTTCGTGATTTTTAAGGTAAAGATTAACCAATATTCTTATTAAATCTTTTTGATACTAGTGGTTTCATCTAATGCTAGAAGTATTCCTGACGCAAGGTTTCAAGCCCCCACAACAAGAACTCTGTAAATCTAAAAACGAAAAAAGAAATCAATTATGAATAGGCGTTAGACCCCATTTGTCGAGAAACTTCCATAGATAGATTAATTTTTCATGCCAAATCATCTAAGTGAGATTAGTATTTCTGTTCTTTAAGGTCATTCTTTTATGAAGGAAAGTCTTGTAGCTGTCAACTTCGGCAATATACTCAACTTCTGAAATTTTAATGTCATTGCAACATCCTTAAAGCATGGTATTAGTAATTGGACATAAACTCAAAGTCTTCCAAGAAAATAAAGGAATTTTTTAGACTTAAAGGATTCAAACTAAGACTTTGAGATAGGTGCACACTTATGTCTCAAGCTTTCATAATCAGACTAACACTAGTGGGGTTTTAAATTGAAGTGTTTCTTAAGTTTAGAAAaccttttttttataaatttaatGAAATGTGATCTCAATAATAACCCACTAGCTCATAAAGTCGTTAGAGGAGGATAAATAAAGTATTCatttaatatataattatttctacttgttgaattttttttgattatttttgttGTCTTCTGTTTCACGCGGGAAAAAAATTTGATCGGTGGTCGATGTAATTAGATTGTAACGATAGATTTATATTTTCGGTGTGATGAAAGAGGGATTGAATTGTGAAGCAGTATACTGAGAACCTCATCCATTTGAACCAAACAGAGGAAAATATATTGAAGCAGAAAGCCAAGGTGAATTGGCTACAACTAGGAGATGGTAATAATGCTTTCTATCATGCATATGTGAGGGACAGAAACAAGCAAAAGGGGATGTATGCTATGGAGTCTGTAAATGGATGTAGCCTAAGCAAACCAGAAGATATAGAAGAAGAAGTTCTGCAATTCTATGCCAAATTGGTAGGTACTAAATCCCTGAACCTGAGATGTATCGATATTACCACAGTAAGGAACGGTAAAACTCTTGATAGAGAGAGTGCTTGTCAGCTGATAAGACCTGTTGAGGAAGGGGAAGTGTGGAATGCTCTGAAAAGCATAGGCCAGAATAAGGCACCGGGGGTGGATGGATTCAACGCTTACTTCTTCACAGCTACATGGCAAATTGTGAAAAATGATGTGACAGCTGCAGTTAAAGAATTTTTTCATAATGGAAAGATGCTGAAGGTTTTCAACTGCTCCTTGGTAACTCTTATCCCCAAAAATCCTGATGCTAAAACTGTGAAGGATATGAGGCCTATAGCTTGCTGTAGTACAATTTACAAGATAATATCAAAAATCCTAACAACTAGACTGGGTAAGGTGATCAGTAAGCTGGTGGATGAATCACAATCTGCTTTTGTTCCAGGTAGACACATACAGGACAACATCATCTTGGCTCAAGAACTGATTAGAGGGTATAACAAAAAGAACATTTCTCCGAGGTGCATGGTGCAGATGGATATCCAAAAGGCGTATGATACGGTTGACTGGAATGCTTTAGCTCAGATTATGCAAGAGATGGGAATACCTCAGATGTTCAGGATTTGGGTAATGGAATGTGTTACCACTACTTCGTATCGGTTCAATATCAATGGGAGTCCCTCAAAAATCCTGGAAGCAAAAAGGGGATTGAGACAGGGAGATCCCATCTCCCCCCTCTTATTTGTGCTGGTGATGGAATACCTTCATAGGATGTTCCAAAACTTgaataataatccaaacttcaATTTTCACCCAAAATGTGAAAAATTGAAGCTTATTGACATGTGTTTTGCTGATGATATTGTGATCTTTGCGAGAGGGGATGTCGGTTCTCTACAACTTATTATGCAGGTGGTggataaattcacaaactcaaCTGGCTTGCAAATGAGCATTCCTAAAAGCAAGCTGTTTGTGGGAGGGGTAGATGGCATTACCAAAGAAAACTTGCAGCAAGCAACTGGATTCTCTTTGGGGCAGCTCCCAGTCAAGTATCTTGGAGTGCCGCTGAACAGTAGAAAGCTCACCATCAACAATTGCCAAGGGCTGCTAGATAGAATGACTGTTAGAATTAACCATTGGTGTAGCCGTCTTTTGTCGTATGCAGGTAAATTACAGTTGGTGAAAAGTGTGTTGTTTGCTATAACCAATTATTGGATGCAAATATTCCTCCTACCCAAGAAGATCATTAGGCACATTGAAAGCATGTGTAGAAGATTCATTTGGGCTGGAAATGACGAGAATAGTAAAAGAGCGCCGGTGGCATGGGACCATGTTTGTGATTCGATTGCAAATGGTGGAAGGAACATCATAGCCTTAGGGGAATGGAATAAAGCCACCATTGGCAAGCTTCTATGGAGTTTGAGCGAGAAGAAGGATAAAATGTGGGTTAAATGGATGCATAGTTACTACTTGAAGAATGGAGGGATGGAGGAATACCAGCCCAACAACAACAGTTCATGGTTAATGAAGTCCATATGTAAACATAAAGCTGAATTGATGTCTAATGATATTTGGGTTGAATTCCAGGCCAATGATATGTATAGCACTCGAAGAATGTATCAGCATCTGCGTGGGGACAAGCCAAGAGTTGAATGGAGGAGGTTAATGTACATAAACATGGCTAGACCAAGGACTGTTTTTACTCTTTGGCTGGTCTGTCAGGACAGATTGCAAACCAAAGACAGATTGATGAGACACGAGACTTATACTGATGGGAATTGTCTGTTTTGTAATATGCAGGAAAATAGAGGCCATTTATT includes:
- the LOC127138493 gene encoding tetraspanin-8 isoform X1, with translation MSRFSNNLIGILNFLTLLLSIPILVMGVWLHKQSTTECERFLEKPIIALGVFLLVVSLMGLIGACCRVSWLLWFYLLVMFLLIVLLFAFTIFAFVVTNKGAGEALSNRGYKEYRLGDYSNWLQNKVTNGNTWERIRGCLESGKLCSEYHFKFLNDNIEKFHTEQLSALQVRVRYMVQETAFLKNIKSGCCKPSEDCGFTYVSPTNWTPGNVNSTNLDCKAWNNDPKILCFDCQSCKAGLLQNLKTDWKKVAVVNIIFLIFLVIVYSIGCCAFRNNRQDNWKRY
- the LOC127138493 gene encoding tetraspanin-8 isoform X2, translated to MSRFSNNLIGILNFLTLLLSIPILVMGVWLHKQSTTECERFLEKPIIALGVFLLVVSLMGLIGACCRVSWLLWFYLLVMFLLIVLLFAFTIFAFVVTNKGAGEALSNRGYKEYRLGDYSNWLQNKVTNGNTWERIRGCLESGKLCSEYHFKFLNDNIEKFHTEQLSALQSGCCKPSEDCGFTYVSPTNWTPGNVNSTNLDCKAWNNDPKILCFDCQSCKAGLLQNLKTDWKKVAVVNIIFLIFLVIVYSIGCCAFRNNRQDNWKRY